The sequence AACTACAAGACATTTTTAAAGTTCTGTAATTCACTGTGTTTAAAATGCTCATGCCATCAAAcactggaaaataaaaaaggactGTCCAATATAACCAAATTCTCAGTGATACAAGAGACACGCTGCAGCTTGAAATGATAGAGCAACCCAAATGCCATCCTTTGAGAACTGACAGGCCAGTAATATCAATGTTTGACACATATCATAACAGAAGACCATGCTCACTtgcttgacacacacacacacacacacacacacacacacacacacacacacacatacacacacacaaacacacacacacacacacacacacacacacacacacacacacacacacacacacacacactcacgcacgcatacacactccAGACACAAAATGGCACATGCAAAGCCTTCTGATTTGGTGCTGTCACACCCTCACTGGACAATGTGTGGTGATGAAAGAAAGTGTTACCTTCAGAATTTTGTCCCCCGGTCGAAGAACATTGGAGGCGGGTCCATCAGGCTGTACCCTAGTAACAAAGATACCCTATAAGTCAAAATGATATGAGGTTAGGAATCACACGGTGGTGATGGTTTAGAATCTTTGCCTTTTACTCTGGATTGATTTGTTCTTTGCCAAAATTCACATTTGATATTATAATATGATGGTACTtgtaaaatactgtatgtgaaGCTTATAATCTTGGAAGAGGTggaaaatatgtaatatatatatataaatatatcaaagtATTTGTGTTTTCCTGAATTATATTCCTATATTTCCTATTATATGTACCTTAGGCAAAGATTATAAAGCATTCGGTTATGTACCAGATGTGTGACCTAACAATATGCATCCTGCTAAACAACATACTGTGAGTCAACCAAAGTTTACATCACGTCATTCATTCAGGTGAGGCATGGATCCGGCTTCGGCGATTCCCAGAGCACTCAGTACAGCAAAGATGATTAACTTAGAACTGAAGTTTTGTAGGTTGtggagaaaaataatcaattccaTTTACCAAATAAACATCAGAAAATCTCCATGATATACACAAATTAACTCAATAAAATATCAGGTATTACAAATGAAGTGGCAAAAATAACACTGGGCTTGGCAATTATTCggttttatataattattatgaaATACTGCTGACAGGATTCTAAGCCGTGAATAGGTTAACACGTAACACGGGCTGCTGATGTGTAATGTTGTGCATTGCAGTAGCTCATGTTTCCATGGAAACCCTACAGCAAGATCTTGTCTCCTTTACTATATTGTAGTCTTTGTGTTAATTCTGTTAGCACTGGATATACTGCATGAATAGTGTACAGAGAATGATTTCCATTCAATAAATTGTGTTCTCTCAGTCTGGCTGAGGGAAAGAAGGCCTTACCATGTCTGAGGGTTTGAAGGGGTTTCCCTGCCCACTGATTCCCCCTGAGATGCTGAAACCAAGGCCTGGGTTTTTCTCAATCCGAACACAGAACtacaaacaagaaaacattaGTATATTATCATTTCTGTGCCAGGACTGTACATATGTGTACTGCATGCCTAAACTATGTAccagaaatgtaaatgaatgagcACCAACtgtataaaatgaaaatttaCAATCAACCCAAAAAGTATTGTTGTGGCAAAATGAGTTACACATGCGATAAGTAATATTGTGAgcttaaaatacagaaatgtattctgTATGCTTTATTCAACAAGAGAtttgttatatttgtttatatttgtttattgtgtgttttttttatggataATACTGTAAGTCAGAAATATTACATACCTACGTGAGTCAGATAACACGATTTATACAGTTAGCTCCCAAGATATCGGCACCCTCCAAGAGAATGGGCATGTACAGCATTCCTGTGTTTTAAGCTCACAATAGCTGAGTTCAAGTATTCaacaggggtgaatacttacgcaaTCGCAACTGTTACATTTTATTGGCAATATAAAGTGTGCGGTCTACTAGTGAAACAAAGAGcttcatgtaaatgtaaattttggGTTTTATAACCAAAATTTATGGCACCCAATTATTAGAACTAGCTTAGCACCTGTTCTGGAAAGCCGTCCATGCTCTTCTGGCCTTTAGTCTGGATGAAGCAGCGGGCACTCTGTGGTCGGGGGCTGGTGGTCGGCGCCAGAGGTGACTGGTACTGCTGGATGGACACCTTATTGATGGCTCCCTCGTACTGCTGGTGTCCTCCTCGGTGTGGTGCTGTGGCTCCGCTTCCCATGATGCCCTGCTGTTGGTGAGAATGATGGACCACAGCCTGTGAAAgaatttttattctgtaatTTGTGTGATGCTTGTATGTTTTGATACGTTGATGAGACACTGACATAAAATTATTTCAGTGTTCCTTTCACTTTGTGTAGCCCACTTTGGgatttcatatatattcatatttatgcataagGTAGGTTATTATCAGTTATTTAATTGAAGAGAAATGACAGACCAAATAGTGCAACAGTTCATTTCATTCAGGTCATTTTCTAAATCACCCAATTTCTTTGCTTATGATTGATGAATCTCAGGTTTATTTTGATTTGGGAAAAACAACAATGAGCTAGAATAGACCTCAGGGGAGCTTGAAACTAGCGGATCTTATTGCATTGTCTTCTATTTTTGTCACTCTGCAGCACTGTTCGCTCAATGCATTTCAtgagatctaaaaaaaaaaaaaaactttgggcACTGGAGATTGTACAAGCAAGGTGTGAACATACAGTCCGTCGTATACACATGGCAATGGCACAAACCTATGTGCACTGTACTCTATTAGAGTTTGTTCAGTAGCTCTGAGTGACAGCCTTTAAACATATACAAAACTGACTAGTTGCTAAGGAGACTGAGGAAGACTGCAGCACAGTGAGAATGAATGACTAAGAAAGTAGTAATTAACCCTGACATTTCAGAACATTAACACAGCAATCATGACTAGATTGAGATGCAATTCTGAGATTGAACAGATTTAGTAAAGCAGGAAGCGGCAAAAGAAGGAGAGATTATTAGTTAGAAGATGTATTGTGCGAGGGAATGATAGAAATATAATGGCAATAAAACAGACGCGGCGTGTCCTCTCATGATTCATAAAGAGAAACAGTGGGACTACTTTATTTTGAGTAAGggatatattttatttcactgttttCTACTGCTGGGTTCAACCACGTATCAACTGATTTGCAGTCGATTCTTCACTCTTTCGCACCAAAGAATACAGGTAACATAGAATAGAGGTCGatcgattgatcggttttgcagaTTAATCGGCACTGATAACCGATTGCTGGAACTGTCGGTCATtagcaaaaatccacaccgatagtttttccagTTGTGTCTGTTGCAGGAAGCGGCTGAGAAGGATCTGCTGCCATTATACAGaatgagagcggcctctagaggcgcaattaaaactatcactgactaattttgttgtgttatatgaagtagttatttttttttaaacattttggatgtctctatatttatttgttatttggagggttactttttggttcaatttggatgtatatcctttaattactttaatatttattaatagttaatattattatttagatatttatttcattttaaaaagtacagtacatttttatgATACAGTcattgctgtttatttttgtaacaaagttcatcaatattttattttgactgttatgttttcattcagtatctattttaaaaactgtcggttaattaatcggttatcagcaggtaccgcccaactttggtattggtgttggtaaaatccactatcagCTCCAACACAGGCTCCAACATTTCCTTAAGGAGCTTACCAAGGcactttttatttacagttatagcaaaaagcaaaaatataataatgcaCTATGCCTCTATTTTCTCTGCTGAGATACTCCTCGTGTTATTCTACTAATACTCTCAGTCTATCCACAATTTGGTTATATTCCAGCTCCCATCGTGTCTGTGCAAGATAATTAAAGTTTTTCAGCTGGAACAGAGTAAAAATGTGGGTGCCTCCGGAGTCCTTGATGATCGGGGTAAAGATGTCTGCTATGGGACTACTGTAATGTATAACAATGTAAATGCTGCAGATTtgagaacaaaaaaagaacaacttGTTGGCAAAAGCATTTCATATTATGTGAAAAAGCAAAGCATGTACCTTTTTGATGATGGTGTTGTCAGGAGGTACATCTCTTCGTCCTAATGAGTAGGGGGCCCACTGTGTGGTGGGAGAGACCACCTCTTGACCGTTATCTAAAATATTGCTCTGTTGCGATGGAGTCTGTGAAGAGATTATTCAGTAAATCTTTGCACTAGCCAGGAAGTACTGTACGGTACACGGATAGACCTTTATGTCACATAACAACTTTAGTTTCTTTTCTGTATCAAGTTAATACGTCAGTGAAAACAAAAATCTACACGCTCATATTTGGCTAATTGTCATATACATGTCTTACTTCATATATTAATGAGAAGATTTTCATTTGACCTGCACTTAACTGAAGTATTGATTCACATGGCCCTCATATGTAGCAGATTAAATATGGCTTTCTATGTGTGAGCATCCAAATGAAAACCGTTTGTTGTGTAATACAGCTCACAGATCACATTCGCAGTTCATCTGCGCTGCATAACTGTATGTGTGAAAGTAGCAGAGTTGTGCAAAGCATGACTATGCTAACGCCACACTGCTGCTACAGTTAAACACTGATAGCGGCCATTTAGGAATGTTTGTAATTCAGTCTTAGTGAAATAGGGATCATATAGGGGACCAGGAGCTGCTTTTAGTGCTGAAATTCTTTGTGGCGTATTCTTAGATTTAATATGAATCCCAAAATTAAGACAGACAAGCAGATTTTTAAAGAGTTTCTCCTAACTCTGCCTGTtaggggctttttttttttaaaattaatatgaCGTTTTTTTACTTAAATGAAGACATTACTGTATTAATAGCATGTGTAAGACATATAAGACAGTTACATATGACCTAAGTGAACTTTTCAGATTATCATATGCTAATGTTTCTGTAGGCcctcagagagacagaggcaaCAGAAGGTCGACAAAGCAAACACAGAGCCTGCACACATGCAACACAGACACCTGAATATATTCACACAACACTGAGACAGTACCTAGCCTGAAAATGCTCACACATGAAGTGGTAGATTTGTGTTAAACAGTGAAATATGAGGAATGACTTTTCACGGAGAATTATttccatttataccacagcactgtcgaatctgattggtcagaaagtgttgattcattttctacaacagtagctctgacagtagtgtcaGCTGCAgggtaaatcacaggtttatatgaatgcacttaTTCTAATatgctattgtttctatagtaacaactaattcacaggaacaagattaaaaacatgctatttaacaaagaacCCTACAGTTGTTGATACGGTTAAACTTTCTGTACTGTAGGAAGAcggttatttaacatttactgtaTGAAAGGAGTCTCTGGTGATCACACTTTATAATTGTCAGTACgttttctgacacaggaaagCCTTCAGGACTTCTTGGTAACATGGCAAGTTGCATTTGTTTACcttattaacaaaaaaaagacaggaagcTGATGAGAAAGAGACTGTTTGTAGCCGTTCTAATTGTTTCATGAACGTTCCTCATTATTAAATGTCAttctaaacggataaaaaaacaaacaagaatgtgtcattctttaatactgtaaatacacaTTTGTAATCaatggcaaactgctgtggtataagaggaataaaacatatagAGATGCGCTGTTATTGGACAAATAATCAATTATGTCATTGGTtctttccctataacagcacatcctgtcatgttttattccttacgtattattttgagtttaataaaaataatcgaGGTATGGCTAAAAGATCTCAAAcctgtgtttttaaaaacgaTTTCTTTCAAGCAGAAGCTGATTTGGAAAGATATTTAACATAAGAATGTTTATTAAGCAACTGGCCTCATGCTCCACTAAAATTGGAGCTGATGGTACTTTTTATATACTCACATTTGGTAGAGGTAGCCACTGAGTTGTTTGGTTTTCATGCTTTGTGTTATTGTAAAAGTTTATTGTCATGCTTCTGCTGGCATGCGGTGCAGCATAGCCTCCAGAGTACAGCATGCCGAAGTTTACTGTGTTGTGCTTAAGGACAGCGCTCTGATTGGAGGGAAACAACCACATGACATGAGtgaatgggtgtgggtgtgccACATAGAAAGTCAAAGGCTGCTGCTGGGGTGGAGGGAGGGTTACACTCGACTgtaccacacacactgcatagcTGCAACAGAGTTGAGAAGCTTGACCAACAGTAAACGGTACAGAACATCATTACTGGCAACacagcaaacacaaacacacatttacagtgctgtgaaaaagtatcctgatttcttctgtttttgtgcatgtctcattaaatagttttagatcttcaaacaaaatacaacataaaacaaaggcaacctgagtaaacacacaatacagtttttattatttatttttttattttgttattgaagcaaaataaaagttatccaacatctatcacccatgtgaaaaactaattgcccccttaaacttaaactcaggttgtgccacctttagctgcaataactgcaaccaaatgcttcagaTTCAGCagtgtggtggaattttggcccactcttctttgcagaactgctttagttcagccacactggagggatTTTGAGCATGAACTACCCGTTTAAGGGACCCCGTCTTCCAAAcggttccactttcgactcaacaatccacagaacaaaaggtttgaggatcatcaaggtgtgttttgcaAAATTCATACGAGCTTTAatattcttctgggttagcagtggttttcgcctcaccactcttccatagatgacatttttgcccagtgttttTTTGatggtggagtcatgaacactgacctttattgatgcaagagaggaatgtagttcctttgatgttgtccttggctctttcgTGACTTGCTGgttgagtcgttgctgtgctcttggaggtaTTTTGGAAGGACggcctcttctgggaaggttcactactgtgccaagttttttccatttggagataatggcgctcactgtggttctttggagtcccagagcctttgaaatagctttgtaattcttcccagactgatgtatttcagtcaccttcttcctcatcatttctggaattccTTTCAATTTtgtcatagtgtgttactggataagaccttttaaccaacttcatgctgttgaaaaagttctgcttaagtgttgatttgcttgaacagggtttgcagtaagcaggcctggttgtgtctaatccagctcaaccccattatgaatgcagattcatagatttggggaattagtaactaggggagcaaatacattttcacacaggcccagtagGAATTGGATAACTTGTTtgattcaataaataacattatcatttaaaaactgtattgtgtgtttactcaggttgcctttgttttatgttagattttgttttaatctctgaaacaatttagtatgagatatacaaaaaaactgaagaaaaccttttcacagtactgtatataaaactaACAATACCAACAGTGTGTGACTAAGATTAGTGGACAATGACGTATACTAGTAGACTGTTCACAGAAACATAGCATCATCAGTTAACCCTTATGTCGCACTTCatataaagttgtgtgtattagctattgtttttgctatagaCTGTTTATATTGCCCAAGAGGAAGTAATGAGTACAGCGCAATTGTTTTTGGTTGACGGTACATCAGTGATCTATTAGTATTTTTTCACCAGACAGTAAGGCTTGGCTTGGCAAATTAACCATGATCTAGCATGCTACTGCTATTTCAAGTGCCAAATGTACTTACAGTATGCACCCTTGGTGAATTTGGAAATATTTAATTCCCAGGTACCATGCTAGCCAACCCAGGATATTTGGGCAGAACTTAGTCAAAAAATAGTCAATTAATTGGTCAAATGCAATTTCATGTTTGCAAACAGTTTCTGGTTAGAATAGCGAAGCAAACTTTAATAGTAGCGACTGCCAacgtttctttctcttttcaaaTTTCCTTTTCTTGGTGACTTTAGAACATCACAGATAtagtataataattatttatttatttattgctatttAGCAAATCCACTATCTTCAAGTTAGGCCAAATCCCAAAtgaatttttgtgtttttttttgttttgtgttttactcGGAATACCTCTTTTAATACCTCACTAGCAAACTGTTGTCAGCCTCCATGAAACTTCATAAAACTTAATTTCACCAGGTTGCAAATAGTTCTAGGTACTGAGTTGTTACCAAGCCATGCCAGTGGAAAAGATCTATATGACAACCTCTAGTGAACATTACAACCACTGAGAAATCATCTTGCTGGTTAGATATCACAAAAACTTCATTAGATTATTACACTTACTTTGTCCTTAGATTCAGCCATTGATTTAAAACGTAGAGtggtatctacatgattttgcAAGGCCAAGTTATAATAAGCACATGTGCCAGAGATGTACATTAGTAGGCAGTAACATGTTACTAGTAAGATTTGCTTACCCGGTCTAGCCGTTTTGCCTCTATGTGCCTTAGGAGCTGTTGTCTCCAGTCCACTGGCATTTTGGAGGTCATGTCCTCTGGTTTCTGTGGAACAGGCCTCATCTTCATGTCAGTGTCAGGGCTCTTCTCAGTGCATGTACTAATATTATAATCTGAAGGCAATTTCTCTAGCAGGGCAGCCATGGTGGGGCGCGCAGACACTGGTCGAGCTTGTGATGCCCCATAAGTCTCTGTACTGTAGCTCCGCGCAGACAGTGGGCGTCGCTGTGTCAGACTCTTTGTGGGGTATCCCATAATAGGCTTTTTAGGTTCTTGATAAGATGAGTATTCCTCTTCATACCTACCATTCCTTTTGTGGAACTGGGAATCTGCCATGGTGGACAAGTTATTCTGTGCATCCATCATGGCTTTAAGCTGTTGGGGTCTGTTGTAATGCTCTGCCATTTGGTGCTCCTGGGCTTCTGCTACCCTGCGGAACAGTGCCATCTCTGTAGAACTTACCAGGGAATCAGCCCGTCGCAGGAAACCTGGACGGGATCGTTGAGGCTGGGCGGGAAACTGTTGAGGAACTGCATCATTAGTGACAGGTGGCTGCGAAAAGAACATTTGCTCCATTGGTTGATAGCCCCGGTAGCCTCGGGGGCTAATAAGCTCCTTTGGCAGTGTCTTGCCTGGTTGATTCACATATTCAGGCGTATTGGGAAATGGTGGAGGGACCCTCCGTTCTGCTTTCATCACATCCATAGCTCCTTGAGGGTTAAAACTTTGGTCAAATTGATAAACCTTTTTTGGGATAGCAGGTTTCTGCTGCTGAGATTTATTTGTGCAGAAGCTGTCAAGATCATCATCCAGCATGGGAGCAGACTGGCTCCTGGACATGCTCTGTTCAAGAGGTCCTGGGAGGTCAGCTCTGTCCACACTACCCTGATTCTCTATGCTAGAGCTGTAATGGTCCAAGGGAATACTGTACACCTTGTATGATCCAATATCAATTTCATCTATGCTCTGGGACTTCTTAAATTTTGACTTTACCTCCTTCATCATTGGTGAAATTCTCTCAGAGCTCTTGCTCATGACCATGGTGTTGCCCTTATTTGGTTCATTACGACCTTGAACATGTGCAAAGACATTAGGCTGACCTTGCCCTGTCCCTGAGTTTCTGGAGTCCAGGAATCCCCAGGCTCCTGATGAGGGGAAAGTGCCAGGTAGTTCACCCATCTCCTGCTCAAAGTCTTTGCGATCAGGGTTGGGGCTGTTTGCTGGGGTAATTTCCAGTTTGGAGGGGAACGCTGTACGATCTTCAAATGGGCTGGGAGTCCTCGTCCAATTCTGCCAGGGGTTtgagggagggggaggaggcACTTCAGCATCAGGATTTGTACGGAAAGAGTGTGGTGTCTGCTCAAGCTCTAATGGGACCCCCATGATGCGGTCCTGTCTCATGAGAGGCCGTCGCCCATGTGCTGCTGAAGCACTACGAGGCTTTGTGCCTAGCATGGGGTTCCCACTACTGCCGCTGGGAGTATCAACTGGCGTCTCCTCTGCTACGAACCCGGTATTGTCATAGTGGGGAGCATCATTCCAGCTGTCGAAGGTGTCACTGAGTGGCCGTCTCTCACCCCGCTGCTGCAGGGTACTGGAGGGGGGCGTCTCTCTGTGGCTGAGCAGAGGCTTTGTTTCTATGGGCTTTGGGAAAGACTGAGCAAGTCTGAATAGAAAAccgaaaacaaaagaaaaaccgAGGAATTGGACTTTTATAAAGGgcataaaaacagaaacaagctGTGTTATAGGTAATCTCTGAATTAAGAGTACTTGCTAATGCCTGGGGTGTTTAAGAGACGAGGGAAGAGGGAAAGCTAATTTCTAAGTTCATGATGAAGAGAAAAGACACCACTGGATTGTATCATTAATGTTCTTCACATTCTGCGTACATACTGGGAGGATTTCAAGATGATTTAAACACACCTGTTTAATATAATCAATGCTGATGCCCGTTTTGAGAAAGATTTTCAGTGATGCTACAGATAGAAGTGACGATTTTGCATTATCTGAAACCTAACAGATTTGAAAAAGACTAAGCGCCTCATACTTGGCATAATCACATCATGCCACACATCAGTGAAACGCTTATTTCCTGCTATATGTGTGTGGCATTATGACATATGTGTCCATTTTATGTGTAAACCTTATTAACCACTATTACTAGTGTAAAAAAAGAATGAGATcacattgtatttttaaaagtgtttacaTTTCTATATTCCAGAAACAAAAATCTCTTTCTAGATGACTtgcatatttgacattttaaatgtttattccTATCCCTATTTAAAAGGATATTACAGAGGAAGGTCTTCAAATCTTTATCTTTGTTGGATTTACATTAGGTTTTATATTGAAAAATGACAAGAAACTTTTACTGTAAGTCTTGGCATGGTGTTTTCTTGATTAAAGTATAAAGGACTGATATTCCATTATACTTCTCTGTACTGTTCTGTAGTTCCCTTGTGAATGTCCTCACAgtgacatttaattttaacatcatccaaagattttttgttttatttaatatgaaAATTTACACCTTATCTGATGATGCTTCATTTCCATAAAAAAATCAACTGGCAGAGATTGATTGTTATTGTATTATGATATAAGATTATGCTATTCACCCACATAGTCCTGCCTTACTCTAAAGGTATGTAAGTATACAAGTAGGCTTGAAGCCTTAAGGATTCTTGTTAAATTCAATATGACATAAAAGGTGTCAAATTTATAGAAGTGAGACTAATTTGTTATGCTGGAATGTTAGTAGGTCATCATAGAATAACTACACAAACCTAactaatacagtatatgagCTGTAATATCACTGAACTGCACAGGTGTGATCTCAGTTGAGGAACGCTGGCAGGCATGAACTTTGTTGATCGTTGCCAACCTGTTAGTCCAGTGGGTCTGTGATGGACCCTCTTTGGCAGCACTCTGCATGGAGCTGACATTGCCAGGAGGGTTGGAGGATCCAGAAGAGCCCTGCGAGGGGGAGTAGTCTGAGTAGGTGGCTGATGATCCACTGTTGTTCATGCAGTGCATTTTGTCTGGGTCTGAGTCATCGATGGATTCTGAATGGGATGAAATTCATATCAGTACTGTACACTTCATGTTCATAACAGCACTCTCTTTCTGCATTGGATTTAATTCATGTGCTCTAGTAGGTGCATGAGGAGGATATAAAGTGGTAAAATGGTCTCTGTCTCTAATTGGAATGGCAACAATACTCCTATAAAGCACCTCACCATAGAAAACCTCACCGTTTCACCCAGCATCTAATTATCCTGCAACATTCTCCTTGACTTTACACAATACACAGACATTGCAGAAATggtaatatatttcatatttaaaaatactgAGATCTAAAAACATAATTAGTTGATCTAGTGTGTTAAGAAAAAGGCCCAGAGATAACAGAAGCAAAATGAAAATACATTACATGTCTCTAGATGTTTTGTTCTTGGGTCCTCTCAAGCATACCTTTTTTATCTTTTCCCAGCAATACAACCTTTGGCTTGTACATAGGGGGTTCCACCAGAGTTGGTCTCATGTCAGAAATCCGGATATCATTAGGTGAACCTCCCATGGAATCCTGGGAAAATAAATGTCAGACTATCTCTCTGGTTTACTCACATGcataagttaaataaataaataaataaatagatttgcACTGTAGTATCACAGGACTAAAAGCcccttttaaaataatttgtaaacTATCTATGCGTCTGTGTATTCGTTATATAtgtttacaccacagcgcttgGTCAGAggctgttgattaattttctataacagcagctctgacagtatttCCAGCTGTAATTCGTTCTAAAACGTTAGCTATAGAAACAattcgttcacagggacttgaatgGAAGAAATGCTACATAATCAATAAGTCTAAGAATAAATTGttaaaacatattattaaacaaataaaaacataattgttCATATAACGAAGGTTTCTGTAATAAgcaatttatttaacatttatagaaggagtctccaacgTCAGCACATTGTAACAGTAGGTAGGTTCTCAGACAAGGAAGAGTTTTCAAGACGTTGCGTTTCTGGCTTCTCAGAACATTACCACTTGTGATTTTTCTCATTAActtgaatagagagagagaaaagaagtcATAACAAGAGCTAACTTTGCGTAGCAGACGTTGCACAACATTGCATTCCATAAtatggttaaaaagcatgacggtgtgtattaataaattaaaaatagttGTAATCATTAGCAAATCACAGTGGtatgagaaggaaaaaaaacactttgggacatgctgttataagaaaataagcACCTTCAGCGT comes from Ictalurus punctatus breed USDA103 chromosome 11, Coco_2.0, whole genome shotgun sequence and encodes:
- the lrrc7 gene encoding leucine-rich repeat-containing protein 7, with product MTTKRKLIGRLVPCRCFRGEEEVISVLDYSHCSLQQVPKEIFSFERTLEELYLDANQIEELPKQLFNCQALRKLSIPDNDLSTLPTTIASLVNLKELDISKNGIQEFPDNIKCCKCLSVVEASVNPITKLPDGFTQLLNLTQLFLNDAFLEYLPANFGRLSKLRILELRENHLKTMPKSIHRLSQLERLDLGSNEFTELPEVLEQIHNLKELWLDNNSLQTIPGSIGKLRQLRYLDLAKNRIESLDADISGCESLEDLLLSSNMLQQLPDTIGMLKKLTTLKVDDNQLTSLPNTIGSPRAKLGLSLLEEFDCSCNELESLPPTIGYLHNLRTFAADENFLTELPREIGNCKNVTVMSLRSNKLEFLPDEIGQMTKLRVLNLSDNRLKNLPYTFTKLKDLAALWLSDNQSKALIPLQTEAHPETKQRVLTNYMFPQQPRHDEDYQSDTDSFNPALWEEQRQQRMTVAFDFEDKKEEEDNSAKVKVEINLKRYPTPYPEDLKNMVKSVQNMVGKSTHPLSTDKCSSGTNMELHSTDAYEPKWPMAPKEVTERDVQEFSKPPLPEQGVIMNSAIDIPKRKDKEDLNESSEIALHRIVPKPQQPENTSLALTSSSCFCLIDSMGGSPNDIRISDMRPTLVEPPMYKPKVVLLGKDKKESIDDSDPDKMHCMNNSGSSATYSDYSPSQGSSGSSNPPGNVSSMQSAAKEGPSQTHWTNRLAQSFPKPIETKPLLSHRETPPSSTLQQRGERRPLSDTFDSWNDAPHYDNTGFVAEETPVDTPSGSSGNPMLGTKPRSASAAHGRRPLMRQDRIMGVPLELEQTPHSFRTNPDAEVPPPPPSNPWQNWTRTPSPFEDRTAFPSKLEITPANSPNPDRKDFEQEMGELPGTFPSSGAWGFLDSRNSGTGQGQPNVFAHVQGRNEPNKGNTMVMSKSSERISPMMKEVKSKFKKSQSIDEIDIGSYKVYSIPLDHYSSSIENQGSVDRADLPGPLEQSMSRSQSAPMLDDDLDSFCTNKSQQQKPAIPKKVYQFDQSFNPQGAMDVMKAERRVPPPFPNTPEYVNQPGKTLPKELISPRGYRGYQPMEQMFFSQPPVTNDAVPQQFPAQPQRSRPGFLRRADSLVSSTEMALFRRVAEAQEHQMAEHYNRPQQLKAMMDAQNNLSTMADSQFHKRNGRYEEEYSSYQEPKKPIMGYPTKSLTQRRPLSARSYSTETYGASQARPVSARPTMAALLEKLPSDYNISTCTEKSPDTDMKMRPVPQKPEDMTSKMPVDWRQQLLRHIEAKRLDRSAVLKHNTVNFGMLYSGGYAAPHASRSMTINFYNNTKHENQTTQWLPLPNTPSQQSNILDNGQEVVSPTTQWAPYSLGRRDVPPDNTIIKKAVVHHSHQQQGIMGSGATAPHRGGHQQYEGAINKVSIQQYQSPLAPTTSPRPQSARCFIQTKGQKSMDGFPEQFCVRIEKNPGLGFSISGGISGQGNPFKPSDMGIFVTRVQPDGPASNVLRPGDKILKANGHSFLHIEHQMAVSLLKSFPKAVDLVILRESTM